A genomic segment from Pseudomonadota bacterium encodes:
- a CDS encoding nucleoside deaminase, whose translation MDEEFMAEAIRLSVEKMQEMEGGPFGAVIVRNGRIIARGWNRVTSTNDPTAHAEIVAIREACRELNNFWLGDCRIYVSCEPCPMCLAAIYWAGIRQLYYAAERKDAAEVGFGDEYIYNEIIKPIGDRNLEMTQMMREKALAAFAIWDTMENKIEY comes from the coding sequence ATGGATGAGGAATTCATGGCGGAGGCCATCCGGCTCTCCGTGGAAAAAATGCAGGAAATGGAAGGAGGGCCTTTCGGGGCGGTCATTGTCCGTAACGGCAGGATCATCGCCCGGGGCTGGAACCGGGTCACTTCCACCAATGATCCCACCGCCCACGCCGAGATCGTGGCAATCCGGGAGGCATGCCGGGAGCTGAACAATTTCTGGCTCGGCGACTGCCGGATTTATGTGAGCTGTGAGCCGTGTCCGATGTGTCTTGCGGCAATCTACTGGGCGGGAATCAGGCAGCTCTATTATGCGGCGGAGAGGAAGGATGCCGCCGAAGTCGGCTTTGGCGACGAGTATATCTACAATGAAATCATCAAGCCGATCGGCGACCGCAACCTTGAGATGACCCAGATGATGCGGGAAAAAGCGCTTGCCGCCTTCGCGATCTGGGATACTATGGAGAACAAGATCGAGTATTGA
- a CDS encoding tetratricopeptide repeat protein, producing the protein MNNKIRAALSPCGYKSRCLAGSLIGTSRRAAQLSFMLVAGFVLLLPLLAGAKEVTKYAQEEVEKGWGFFRDNDLDEALGRFNQAIIMDPAFAPAYYGKAHVYSARNQPGEAIKFFRKTIELSDPPMVEAFVNLGFTLTLAGHEEEGYEMYMKALAIDPNNKDAHINLAHYYCGQLNGAKAWEHIRTALSLGGKMPEEQLADMRSICPEEK; encoded by the coding sequence ATGAATAACAAAATCAGAGCAGCACTTTCACCCTGCGGGTATAAGTCTCGATGTCTCGCAGGCTCGCTTATCGGTACGAGCAGGCGAGCTGCTCAACTCAGCTTTATGCTGGTAGCGGGCTTCGTTCTTCTCCTGCCTCTCCTTGCCGGGGCCAAAGAAGTGACCAAGTATGCGCAGGAAGAGGTCGAAAAAGGGTGGGGTTTTTTCCGGGACAATGATCTTGATGAGGCCCTGGGTCGTTTCAATCAGGCCATCATTATGGACCCGGCATTCGCCCCGGCCTATTACGGCAAGGCCCATGTGTACAGCGCCAGAAACCAGCCGGGCGAGGCGATCAAGTTCTTCCGCAAGACCATAGAGCTTTCCGATCCGCCGATGGTCGAGGCGTTTGTCAACCTCGGCTTCACCCTGACCCTGGCCGGACACGAGGAGGAAGGGTATGAGATGTACATGAAGGCGCTGGCGATTGACCCGAACAACAAGGACGCCCATATCAATCTCGCCCATTACTACTGCGGGCAGCTGAACGGCGCAAAGGCCTGGGAGCACATTCGGACCGCGCTCAGCCTGGGCGGGAAGATGCCGGAAGAGCAGCTGGCCGACATGCGTTCCATCTGCCCGGAAGAGAAATGA
- the hcp gene encoding hydroxylamine reductase encodes MFCNQCEQAAKGGCTKIGVCGKDADISALQDLLIHALQGLSLFAVEGRKVGVADADTGLFTCEAVFSTLTNVNFDAERLAGLIGKTVELRNELSDKVAKAGGKTDFAQAAATFTPAADLAGLIAQGNGVVVTGVADDHEDIKSLKSILLGGLKGVAAYADHARILGREDDAIYAFIHEALAATLQENLSAGDCVAAALKCGEVNLRAMELLDAGNTGTYGHPVPTSVPLGAKKGKAILVSGHDLKDLEEILKQSEGKGINVYTHGEMLPTHGYPGLKKYKHLHGHYGTAWQNQGKEFPEFPGAIVMTTNCIQKPKGSYRDNIFTTGLVAWPGVNHVGSDKDFTPVIEKALSMGGFSEDTEKGSVMVGFARNTVLSVADKVIAAVKNKDIRHFFLVGGCDGAKPGRDYYTELVEKVPADCMVLTLACGKFRFFDKNLGEIGGIPRLLDVGQCNDAYSAIQIAVALAGAFDCGVNDLPLSMILSWYEQKAVAILLTLFHLGIQDIRLGPSLPAFITPNVLKVLVENFAVKPISTPDQDLKTILGEGYKENQAA; translated from the coding sequence ATGTTCTGTAACCAGTGTGAACAAGCGGCGAAGGGCGGGTGTACCAAAATCGGAGTGTGCGGCAAGGATGCGGATATTTCCGCCCTGCAGGATCTGCTGATCCATGCGCTGCAGGGGTTGTCTTTATTTGCGGTGGAGGGCCGCAAGGTTGGTGTCGCCGATGCGGATACCGGTCTTTTTACCTGCGAGGCGGTGTTTTCCACCCTCACCAATGTGAATTTTGATGCCGAGCGGCTGGCGGGATTGATTGGAAAAACTGTGGAGTTGCGGAACGAGCTTTCCGACAAGGTTGCCAAGGCCGGCGGGAAAACCGATTTTGCCCAGGCGGCTGCCACCTTCACCCCGGCGGCGGACCTTGCAGGTTTAATTGCCCAGGGCAACGGTGTGGTGGTGACCGGCGTGGCCGATGACCATGAGGATATCAAGTCGTTGAAGAGTATTCTGCTCGGCGGGTTGAAGGGAGTTGCGGCGTATGCGGATCATGCCAGGATTCTCGGCCGGGAGGATGACGCGATCTATGCCTTCATCCATGAGGCGCTGGCCGCCACCCTGCAGGAAAATCTCTCTGCCGGTGACTGTGTCGCGGCAGCGCTCAAATGCGGGGAGGTGAACCTGCGGGCGATGGAGCTTCTCGATGCGGGAAATACCGGGACCTACGGTCATCCGGTGCCGACTTCAGTCCCCCTTGGCGCCAAAAAGGGCAAGGCGATCCTGGTGTCCGGTCATGACCTGAAGGACCTGGAGGAGATTTTGAAGCAGAGCGAGGGCAAGGGGATCAACGTCTATACCCACGGCGAGATGCTGCCCACCCATGGCTATCCCGGGCTCAAGAAATACAAGCACCTGCATGGTCATTACGGGACCGCCTGGCAGAATCAGGGCAAGGAATTTCCCGAGTTTCCCGGCGCGATTGTGATGACCACCAACTGTATCCAGAAACCGAAGGGGTCATACCGCGACAACATCTTTACCACCGGCCTCGTCGCCTGGCCCGGCGTGAATCATGTGGGAAGCGACAAGGATTTTACCCCGGTGATCGAGAAGGCCCTCTCCATGGGTGGTTTCTCCGAGGATACCGAGAAGGGGTCGGTCATGGTCGGTTTTGCCAGGAACACCGTACTGTCGGTGGCCGACAAGGTGATCGCGGCGGTCAAAAACAAGGATATCCGCCATTTCTTTCTGGTGGGCGGGTGTGACGGCGCCAAACCCGGTCGGGATTACTACACCGAACTGGTCGAGAAGGTCCCCGCGGACTGCATGGTTTTGACTCTCGCCTGCGGGAAGTTCCGTTTCTTCGACAAGAACCTTGGCGAGATCGGCGGGATCCCCCGGCTGCTCGATGTCGGTCAGTGCAACGACGCCTATTCGGCGATCCAGATCGCGGTGGCGCTGGCCGGGGCCTTTGACTGCGGCGTGAACGATCTGCCGCTGTCGATGATTCTCTCCTGGTATGAGCAGAAGGCGGTGGCGATTCTTCTCACCCTGTTCCATCTGGGTATTCAGGACATCCGGCTTGGACCGAGTCTGCCGGCCTTTATCACCCCGAACGTGCTGAAGGTTCTGGTTGAAAATTTCGCCGTGAAACCGATCTCGACCCCGGATCAGGACCTGAAGACCATCCTCGGTGAAGGATACAAGGAAAACCAGGCGGCCTGA
- a CDS encoding HD domain-containing protein codes for MKCPGQDSRYWDGAAVFEAACTKCGATIEFFKDDSTRKCGNCGHKMLNPQTDFGCASYCPYAEQCLGELPPELLAGKQDLLKERVAIEMKKYFDGDFRRIGHAGKVARYVERIGAKVMENCGGEGACASYNPAVAGIAGYLHDIGIKEAELKYNSSSAKYQHQEGPPVARQILEGLGANEGLIEEICDIVGHHHTPRDEETLNFKVLYDADLIVNLEEKGKESPADPAHLEKILRGSFLTAEGAEVARAVLGK; via the coding sequence ATGAAATGTCCAGGGCAGGACAGCCGGTATTGGGACGGGGCGGCGGTATTTGAGGCGGCCTGTACCAAGTGCGGGGCGACCATCGAATTTTTCAAGGACGACAGTACGCGTAAATGCGGCAACTGCGGGCACAAGATGCTGAATCCGCAGACGGACTTCGGCTGCGCCTCCTATTGCCCCTACGCCGAACAATGCCTGGGTGAGCTGCCCCCCGAGTTACTGGCAGGCAAACAGGATCTCCTGAAAGAACGGGTCGCGATCGAGATGAAGAAGTATTTCGACGGGGACTTCAGGCGGATCGGCCACGCCGGCAAAGTGGCCCGCTATGTGGAGCGGATCGGCGCAAAAGTCATGGAGAACTGCGGCGGGGAGGGAGCCTGCGCTTCCTACAATCCGGCGGTTGCCGGGATTGCCGGGTATCTGCATGATATCGGGATCAAGGAAGCGGAGCTGAAATACAATAGTTCCTCGGCAAAATACCAGCATCAGGAAGGCCCGCCGGTGGCCCGGCAGATCCTAGAGGGGCTTGGCGCCAACGAGGGGCTTATTGAAGAGATCTGCGATATCGTGGGGCACCACCACACCCCCCGGGATGAGGAGACCCTGAACTTCAAGGTCCTCTACGATGCCGATCTGATCGTCAATCTGGAAGAGAAGGGCAAGGAGTCGCCGGCCGATCCTGCGCATCTGGAAAAGATATTGAGAGGTTCTTTCCTTACCGCTGAAGGGGCGGAAGTGGCACGGGCGGTTCTGGGCAAATGA
- a CDS encoding 4Fe-4S binding protein, with protein sequence MKVLRKIIEIDEELCNGCGECVPSCAEAALVIVDGKAKMLGEKYCDGLGACLGNCPQGALRIIEREADDFDEEAVEELLRRQKKKEQPVKAAPPPMGGCPSAGLQSFRQSSPCKAANAPVSTGGGASALGHWPVQIRLVPPSAPFLKNADLLVAADCTPVAYPDFHKDFLEGRAIMMGCPKFDDVEGYVNKFQEVFETAGIKSIKMLIMEVPCCSQMRGIIAEALKRSGRDIPVSETVISVRGEVVA encoded by the coding sequence ATGAAAGTTTTGCGGAAGATAATCGAGATTGATGAAGAGCTCTGCAATGGCTGCGGGGAATGTGTTCCTTCATGCGCGGAAGCAGCGCTGGTGATTGTAGACGGCAAGGCGAAAATGCTCGGCGAGAAGTATTGCGACGGTCTTGGCGCCTGCCTGGGGAATTGTCCGCAGGGGGCATTACGAATTATCGAAAGAGAGGCCGATGATTTCGACGAAGAAGCGGTCGAGGAACTTCTGCGCCGGCAGAAGAAAAAGGAGCAGCCGGTCAAGGCTGCACCGCCGCCGATGGGAGGGTGTCCTTCCGCCGGGTTGCAGAGTTTCCGGCAATCTTCCCCCTGCAAGGCTGCCAATGCGCCGGTTTCCACCGGAGGGGGCGCTTCGGCGCTGGGCCATTGGCCGGTCCAGATCAGGCTCGTTCCTCCTTCGGCGCCTTTTCTGAAGAATGCCGATCTCCTGGTTGCGGCCGATTGTACGCCGGTGGCCTACCCGGATTTTCACAAGGATTTTCTCGAGGGCCGGGCGATCATGATGGGCTGCCCCAAGTTCGATGATGTTGAAGGCTACGTCAACAAGTTCCAGGAGGTTTTTGAGACCGCAGGGATCAAATCGATCAAGATGCTGATCATGGAAGTTCCCTGCTGTTCGCAGATGCGGGGGATCATTGCCGAGGCCCTCAAACGGTCCGGTCGGGATATCCCGGTCAGCGAAACGGTGATCAGCGTGCGGGGAGAGGTGGTCGCGTAA
- a CDS encoding TlpA family protein disulfide reductase translates to MKISRSVSIIFAGFLLCAGLLCHVGNADAAKKMPEFSLKTVAGDQVVDSTALRGKILLINFWATWCPPCRKEIPFLMELHKKYQRKEFSVIGISLDQGGKRLVQKFVDKLQINYPIVIGDAKIAKSFGGVVGIPVSFLVDREGNLVKRYDGYVSENILAKDIERLLD, encoded by the coding sequence TTGAAGATATCCAGGTCCGTCTCAATCATCTTTGCCGGCTTTCTTCTCTGTGCCGGTCTGCTTTGCCATGTGGGGAACGCTGACGCGGCCAAGAAGATGCCGGAGTTTTCCCTGAAAACCGTAGCCGGAGATCAGGTTGTTGATTCAACCGCCCTGCGCGGCAAGATCCTGCTGATTAATTTCTGGGCCACCTGGTGTCCGCCCTGCCGGAAAGAGATCCCGTTCCTGATGGAACTTCATAAAAAATACCAGAGAAAGGAATTTTCGGTGATTGGCATCTCTCTTGATCAGGGCGGGAAAAGACTGGTGCAGAAATTTGTCGACAAGCTGCAGATCAATTACCCGATAGTGATTGGTGATGCAAAGATCGCCAAAAGTTTTGGCGGGGTGGTCGGAATTCCCGTTTCTTTTCTGGTGGACCGGGAGGGGAATCTGGTGAAACGGTATGACGGGTATGTCTCTGAAAACATACTTGCCAAGGATATTGAGCGGCTGCTGGATTGA
- a CDS encoding DUF456 domain-containing protein produces MENINIINALLVFVVFFGLLGTLFPALPGTAIILAAAVLHGLASNFAPLDWKFLFILTLVFLIGYGGQYAITAAGSKKMGASRYGIIGACLGMFAGLVLPIPGGIFAGTFIGAIAFEIIFDYKELQEALKAGVGALIGTLLSLFFEFMVGLLMAVLIFYRLYR; encoded by the coding sequence ATGGAAAATATCAATATTATCAACGCATTACTTGTATTTGTGGTTTTTTTTGGTCTGCTCGGGACCCTCTTCCCCGCCCTGCCCGGCACGGCCATCATTCTGGCCGCGGCCGTGCTCCATGGTCTCGCGAGCAATTTTGCCCCGCTGGACTGGAAATTCCTGTTTATCCTCACCTTGGTCTTCCTGATCGGTTACGGCGGCCAGTATGCCATCACCGCCGCCGGCAGCAAAAAAATGGGAGCCTCCCGCTACGGGATCATCGGGGCGTGCCTTGGCATGTTCGCGGGCCTCGTCCTGCCCATTCCGGGTGGCATCTTTGCCGGCACCTTTATCGGAGCGATCGCCTTTGAAATCATCTTTGACTACAAGGAACTCCAGGAAGCATTGAAAGCCGGGGTCGGCGCCCTGATCGGCACCCTGCTCTCTCTGTTCTTTGAATTTATGGTCGGCCTGCTGATGGCGGTGCTGATCTTTTACCGCCTCTACAGATAA
- the uppP gene encoding undecaprenyl-diphosphatase UppP — translation MNLFYAILLGILQGATEFLPISSSGHLALAEHFLGLEEAGLSFDVALHLGTLLAILIYFRKDFLLMAGALLHRGGTDDGPLYRRLALYICIGTVPGVLAGLFLGHMAEEGLRQPLYVATALGGVGLFLLWAERAGSRVKDMQSLRLSDALIVGLFQALAIVPGVSRSGITMTAGLFIGFSRETAARFSFLLSAPIIFGAGVYKIPEIISKGGESGQFAFYLAGFLASAVSGYLCIAWLLKFIRTRSFDLFAYYRLVLAGIVYLAVFLG, via the coding sequence ATGAACCTATTTTATGCGATACTTCTTGGAATCCTGCAGGGGGCAACGGAGTTTCTGCCGATTTCAAGTTCCGGACATCTGGCGCTGGCCGAGCATTTTCTCGGTCTCGAAGAGGCAGGGCTTTCCTTTGATGTCGCCCTCCACCTCGGGACATTGCTTGCGATCCTGATATATTTCCGCAAGGATTTCCTGTTGATGGCCGGAGCCCTTTTGCATCGAGGTGGAACAGACGATGGTCCATTGTATCGCAGGCTCGCTCTGTACATCTGTATCGGGACGGTTCCCGGGGTTCTGGCCGGGCTTTTTCTCGGGCATATGGCTGAAGAAGGTCTCCGCCAACCGCTCTATGTGGCAACGGCGCTGGGCGGGGTCGGCCTGTTTCTGCTCTGGGCGGAGAGAGCCGGCTCCAGGGTGAAGGATATGCAGAGTCTTCGACTTTCCGATGCGCTGATCGTTGGTCTTTTTCAGGCCCTGGCCATTGTTCCCGGTGTTTCCAGAAGCGGCATAACCATGACCGCCGGACTGTTCATTGGTTTCAGTCGTGAGACGGCGGCAAGGTTCTCCTTTCTGTTGTCTGCCCCGATCATTTTCGGCGCCGGGGTGTACAAGATACCTGAGATCATCAGCAAGGGCGGCGAGTCGGGACAGTTTGCCTTCTATCTCGCCGGGTTTCTGGCTTCGGCTGTTTCCGGGTATCTCTGTATCGCCTGGCTGCTTAAATTCATCAGAACCAGAAGTTTTGATCTCTTCGCCTATTATCGGCTGGTTCTTGCCGGGATTGTTTATCTGGCTGTATTTCTAGGGTAG
- a CDS encoding methyltransferase, translating to MDTTKLPDKAAEILRRLRRKYKTEFDTLRFRDRELKILQVSDIEPLLAGKDPFADVSNFPFWVKLWESAMVLADTMAAMPVEQGSTLLELGAGLGAPGLAAAMAGHKVTLSDYEPQILDFQRVSGAANGLTGVSYVKLDWLKPKMKTKFKTIIGAEILFREDFFAPLLQIMRNNLEDGGTIYLAHDSRRKSLKPFLELASEHFAIGAMARKMTSDDKEVTIVLNRLQPLYKG from the coding sequence ATGGATACGACAAAACTCCCAGACAAGGCGGCGGAAATTCTGCGGCGCCTGAGGAGGAAATATAAGACCGAGTTCGATACCTTGCGTTTTCGTGACCGGGAGCTCAAAATCCTGCAGGTTTCGGACATCGAACCATTGCTGGCCGGCAAAGATCCCTTTGCCGATGTATCGAATTTCCCCTTCTGGGTAAAACTGTGGGAATCGGCGATGGTCCTGGCCGACACTATGGCCGCGATGCCGGTTGAGCAGGGGAGCACCCTGCTTGAGCTTGGCGCCGGACTCGGCGCGCCAGGTCTGGCGGCAGCCATGGCTGGTCACAAAGTGACTTTGAGTGATTATGAGCCCCAGATCCTCGATTTTCAGAGGGTCAGCGGTGCGGCAAATGGTTTGACCGGGGTTTCCTATGTCAAACTGGACTGGTTGAAGCCGAAGATGAAAACGAAATTTAAGACCATTATCGGAGCGGAGATTTTGTTCCGGGAGGATTTTTTTGCGCCGCTGCTGCAAATCATGCGCAATAATCTTGAAGATGGCGGGACGATCTATCTGGCCCATGACAGCCGTCGGAAAAGCCTGAAACCATTTCTTGAGTTGGCCTCCGAGCATTTTGCGATCGGCGCCATGGCGAGGAAGATGACCTCCGACGACAAGGAAGTGACGATTGTCCTGAACCGGCTGCAGCCGCTCTACAAGGGATGA
- a CDS encoding class I SAM-dependent methyltransferase, producing MGIDSIDWNTLWRECRNSRSNKGKGRADWDKKAASFARRNRGSSYSERLVDYIDPGPEETVLDIGAGPGTLALPLARRAKRVTALDFSEKMLEELQREAAAQGIDNIVVHHAAWEDDWQALGIPPHDIAVASRSMSVDDLEGALKKIDRWALRRVVITDRVGSGPFDPDVFRAVGRAFSPGPDYIYTVNILHRLGIYAGIDFMDAEFSKTYLSREEAVDSCLWMLEEINPEEQAAFDAFIESRLTRLEDGSWQLKRAHTPKWAVISWEKVQPEV from the coding sequence ATCGGGATTGACTCAATCGACTGGAACACTCTGTGGCGGGAGTGCCGCAACAGTCGTAGCAATAAAGGAAAAGGGCGAGCGGATTGGGACAAAAAGGCCGCCTCTTTTGCCCGCCGGAATCGTGGCAGTTCGTACAGTGAAAGGCTCGTCGATTATATTGACCCCGGCCCTGAAGAAACGGTCCTCGACATAGGGGCTGGGCCGGGCACCCTCGCTCTGCCGCTGGCGAGACGGGCGAAACGGGTCACGGCCCTCGATTTTTCCGAGAAGATGCTGGAGGAGCTGCAGAGGGAAGCTGCTGCACAGGGAATTGATAATATCGTTGTTCATCACGCCGCCTGGGAGGATGACTGGCAGGCACTCGGCATTCCGCCCCATGATATTGCCGTTGCTTCAAGATCGATGTCGGTGGATGATCTGGAAGGGGCTCTGAAAAAGATCGACCGCTGGGCCTTGCGCAGGGTCGTGATCACCGATCGGGTGGGTTCCGGGCCTTTTGACCCGGATGTGTTCCGGGCGGTTGGTCGTGCTTTTTCTCCCGGCCCGGATTATATTTACACGGTCAATATTCTGCACCGGCTCGGGATTTATGCGGGAATCGATTTTATGGATGCCGAATTTTCGAAAACCTATCTCAGCCGAGAAGAGGCTGTTGATTCATGCCTCTGGATGCTGGAAGAGATCAATCCCGAAGAGCAGGCCGCCTTTGATGCATTTATCGAAAGCAGATTGACCCGTCTTGAAGATGGAAGCTGGCAGCTCAAAAGAGCACATACCCCGAAATGGGCAGTAATCAGTTGGGAAAAGGTGCAGCCTGAAGTTTAA
- a CDS encoding TrkH family potassium uptake protein → MHFISIAHVLGLLLIVTGSSMFLPAICSVYYNEADLLPIICSALITVGLGLPSWKYCRSDEELNIKDGIFIAVFGWFLVSALSGLPFMIHGAIPSFTDAFFEMMSGYTTTGATILTDIESLPHGLLFWRSETHLLGGMGFLTLTVIFLPKGMGGMRLFRAESSPGQVITKEKFKARNKDTMIMLWLIYLGLNILEIILLWLGDMPMFDAMCTAFGTVSTSGYSPKNLSIGHYNSAYFDWIITLFMFLGGMAFILFYQMMQGDWHAIRINTEFRWYLGFILFFCGMVSFILWQNNTYGAMDSLRYGTFQVMSLLTTTGFGTADYELWPQASQMFLYAVCFIGACAGSTTSGIKVVHYVIICKYMYASIRKLFFQPMAVVSIRLNERPVERSIIDLAICYFIVNIFMVLLGGCFMVLVDSMDYVTAMSSVIASLMNIGPGFGDVGPSENYAFISDTGKWFLAWNMLVGRLEMFSALVVFYPSFWKK, encoded by the coding sequence ATGCATTTTATTTCAATCGCACATGTCCTGGGGCTTCTATTAATAGTTACCGGCAGTTCCATGTTTTTGCCGGCGATCTGCTCCGTTTATTACAATGAAGCGGATCTGTTGCCTATTATCTGCTCGGCGTTGATCACCGTTGGTCTCGGCTTGCCCAGCTGGAAGTATTGCCGAAGCGATGAAGAGCTGAATATAAAAGACGGTATTTTTATCGCTGTCTTCGGCTGGTTTCTGGTTTCTGCCTTATCCGGACTGCCCTTCATGATCCACGGGGCAATCCCTTCTTTTACCGACGCCTTCTTTGAAATGATGTCCGGTTATACCACTACCGGCGCCACCATCCTTACCGATATTGAATCGCTTCCGCACGGCCTTTTGTTCTGGCGGAGCGAGACCCACCTGCTGGGTGGTATGGGCTTTCTGACCCTTACGGTCATTTTCCTGCCCAAAGGAATGGGCGGTATGCGTCTGTTTCGGGCCGAGTCGAGTCCGGGACAGGTGATCACCAAGGAAAAATTCAAGGCCCGGAACAAAGACACCATGATCATGCTCTGGCTGATCTATCTGGGGCTTAATATCCTGGAGATCATCCTGCTTTGGCTGGGCGACATGCCGATGTTCGATGCCATGTGTACCGCTTTCGGTACGGTCTCCACATCGGGCTACTCGCCCAAAAACTTAAGCATCGGCCATTATAACAGCGCCTATTTCGACTGGATTATTACCCTGTTCATGTTTCTCGGCGGCATGGCCTTTATCCTCTTCTACCAGATGATGCAAGGCGACTGGCATGCGATCAGGATAAATACCGAGTTTCGCTGGTATCTAGGTTTTATCCTGTTTTTCTGCGGGATGGTCTCGTTCATTTTATGGCAGAACAATACCTATGGTGCTATGGATTCGCTGCGCTACGGGACGTTTCAGGTGATGTCTTTATTGACCACCACGGGCTTTGGCACCGCCGACTATGAACTATGGCCCCAGGCCTCCCAGATGTTTCTCTACGCGGTATGCTTTATCGGTGCCTGTGCCGGGTCGACCACCAGCGGGATTAAGGTGGTCCATTATGTGATCATCTGCAAGTACATGTATGCCTCGATTCGCAAGTTGTTTTTTCAACCCATGGCGGTAGTCTCGATCCGGCTTAATGAACGACCGGTGGAGCGGTCAATCATTGATCTGGCAATCTGTTATTTTATCGTCAATATATTCATGGTGCTGCTTGGCGGCTGTTTCATGGTTCTGGTAGACTCCATGGATTATGTCACTGCCATGAGTTCGGTGATTGCTTCCCTGATGAACATCGGTCCCGGCTTCGGAGACGTAGGGCCGTCAGAGAACTACGCCTTTATCTCGGATACAGGAAAATGGTTTCTGGCCTGGAATATGCTGGTCGGGCGTCTGGAGATGTTCTCGGCTCTGGTTGTTTTCTATCCCTCATTCTGGAAGAAATAG
- the trkA gene encoding Trk system potassium transporter TrkA gives MFGKKATSQQENILILGLGGMGFYLAKRLQHEGYSVTAIEPDSKLVSYADANLDARFITGSALSIEHWREANAEKMDYMIAVTNKDALNMMGAQIADKFGIPQKICRIRHQEFGKEDSLLSGEDLKIDLFINPEELVVQEIVRLIKRTAGNEVIDVAMGQVQVMATRISAESPMANKSLIEIAQTYNEFPFRVVAIGRGIKTIIPGGRDNILPQDQVLFMAGREDLKMLMELTGVKQQRRYRVMILGGGMVGSLVAEQLGKTMQVRLIERDEELAEKLSAELPETEVLLGDGSDKEVLLAAGLLNMDTFIAATGENETNIMSCLMAKHLMSEQDENKQLKTDRKTISLVNKEDYQVLATTSGSDIALNKKILAGNEILTYIRRSELLSVSHLHGFDAEVIDLVAPPGSLITRKPLSQLQPVIAGKIIIGSVFREDKWSAAVGDTHIQEGERVIVICASQYFKDLRELFAF, from the coding sequence ATGTTTGGAAAAAAAGCAACATCACAACAGGAAAATATTCTTATCCTTGGCCTGGGCGGCATGGGCTTTTATCTTGCCAAGCGGTTGCAGCATGAGGGCTACTCGGTTACTGCCATAGAACCGGACAGCAAACTCGTCAGTTATGCGGACGCCAATCTGGATGCGCGATTCATAACCGGTTCGGCACTCTCCATCGAACACTGGCGAGAGGCCAATGCCGAGAAAATGGATTACATGATTGCGGTGACCAACAAAGATGCGCTCAATATGATGGGAGCGCAGATCGCTGACAAGTTCGGCATCCCGCAGAAGATCTGCCGGATACGTCACCAGGAGTTCGGCAAGGAAGACTCCCTGTTGAGCGGTGAGGATCTGAAGATCGACCTGTTCATCAACCCTGAGGAACTGGTCGTCCAGGAAATCGTTCGCTTGATCAAGCGAACGGCCGGCAATGAGGTCATCGACGTTGCCATGGGCCAGGTGCAGGTGATGGCCACCCGGATCAGTGCCGAATCTCCAATGGCCAATAAGAGTCTGATTGAAATCGCCCAGACATATAATGAATTCCCATTCCGGGTTGTGGCCATCGGCCGCGGGATCAAGACCATCATCCCTGGTGGCCGGGATAATATTCTGCCCCAGGACCAGGTACTTTTCATGGCGGGTCGCGAAGACCTGAAGATGTTGATGGAATTAACCGGTGTCAAGCAACAGCGTCGCTACCGGGTGATGATCCTGGGCGGCGGTATGGTGGGCAGCCTGGTTGCTGAACAGCTGGGTAAAACGATGCAGGTCAGGCTGATCGAAAGAGATGAAGAGCTGGCCGAAAAGCTGTCCGCTGAGTTGCCGGAGACAGAGGTTCTGCTTGGTGACGGCTCCGACAAAGAAGTGCTGCTGGCGGCCGGCTTGCTGAATATGGATACCTTTATCGCTGCCACCGGCGAGAATGAGACCAACATCATGAGCTGCCTGATGGCCAAGCACCTGATGAGCGAACAGGATGAGAATAAACAGTTGAAAACCGATCGAAAAACAATATCCCTGGTCAACAAAGAGGATTATCAGGTCCTTGCCACGACCAGCGGCTCTGATATCGCCCTGAACAAAAAAATCCTTGCCGGTAACGAAATCCTCACCTATATCAGACGGAGTGAACTGCTTTCAGTCTCACATCTGCACGGTTTTGACGCAGAGGTGATCGACCTGGTTGCACCTCCCGGCTCCCTCATTACCCGCAAGCCTTTGTCGCAGCTTCAACCGGTGATTGCCGGAAAAATTATCATTGGCAGTGTATTCCGTGAGGATAAGTGGTCGGCGGCAGTAGGAGACACCCATATCCAGGAGGGGGAAAGAGTTATCGTGATCTGTGCATCGCAATATTTCAAGGACTTGAGGGAATTGTTTGCATTTTAG